A window of Corythoichthys intestinalis isolate RoL2023-P3 chromosome 14, ASM3026506v1, whole genome shotgun sequence contains these coding sequences:
- the atp1b3a gene encoding sodium/potassium-transporting ATPase subunit beta-3a: MASTEDKAANKADASSWKDSFYNPRTGEVLGRTAGSWALILLFYLVFYCFLAGMFALTMWVMLLTLDENVPRYRDRVPFPGLVILPNSLDITYNKSEPLKYAPYVQNLEAFLEKGYNDTEQEKNLECPQGEHFVQDEEAEKKVCRFKRGYLSLCSGLSDTNFGYSEGKPCVLLKLNRIIGLKPLGDPYVNCTVKKDNPVQMQYFPRKGRIDKMYFPYYGKKAHVNYVQPLVAVKLLLTKDDYNKELSVECRVEGSNLRNNDERDKFLGRVTFRIKVVE, translated from the exons ATGGCGAGCACGGAGGATAAAGCGGCCAATAAGGCGGACGCGTCCAGCTGGAAGGACTCCTTCTACAACCCCAGGACCGGAGAGGTTCTGGGTCGCACGGCCGGCAGTTGGG CTCTCATCTTGCTGTTCTACTTGGTCTTCTACTGTTTCCTGGCCGGTATGTTCGCCCTGACCATGTGGGTGATGCTGCTGACCCTGGATGAGAACGTGCCCAGGTACAGAGACCGCGTTCCCTTCCCAG GGCTGGTCATCCTTCCGAACTCGCTGGATATCACTTATAACAAATCCGAGCCCCTCAAGTACGCGCCGTACGTGCAAAACCTGGAGGCCTTCCTGGAAA AGGGTTACAACGACACGGAGCAGGAGAAGAATTTGGAGTGTCCCCAGGGGGAGCATTTCGTGCAGGACGAGGAAGCCGAAAAGAAAGTCTGCCGCTTCAAAAGGGGCTACCTGAGTCTCTGCTCGGGCCTCTCCGACACCAACTTCGGTTACTCGGAGGGAAAACCCTGCGTGctgctcaaactcaacagg ATCATCGGCCTGAAGCCTCTCGGGGACCCTTACGTCAACTGCACCGTCAAA AAAGACAACCCTGTCCAGATGCAGTACTTCCCCAGAAAGGGACGCATTGACAAGATGTACTTCCCCTACTACGGCAAGaaggcccac GTGAACTACGTTCAGCCCCTGGTGGCCGTCAAGCTGCTGCTCACCAAAGACGACTACAACAAGGAGCTGTCGGTGGAGTGCCGGGTAGAGGGCTCCAATCTGCGCAATAACGACGAGAGGGATAAATTCCTGGGCCGCGTCACCTTCAGGATCAAGGTGGTGGAGTAA
- the grk7a gene encoding rhodopsin kinase grk7a — protein sequence MCDMGGLDNLVANTAYLKAQGGDDKEMKKRRRSLSLPKPEQCAATRSSVDKDYVSLCERQPIGKKFFRQFLAGTAQYKLAAEFLDELYDWDLAEGAAKDKARQNIINKYCKADSKNFLTFLSGEAADKCKSVTDATFEEVMKSKVQEGVRDYLKGKPLTDYQASPFFDKFLQWKEYEKQPISDKYFYEFRTLGKGGFGEVCAVQVKNTGQMYACKKLCKKRLKKKGGEKMALLEKKILEKVNSLFLVNLAYAYDTKTHLCLVMTLMNGGDLKYHIYNIGYDGKGADKGIEMKRIVHYTAQITTGILHLHAMDIVYRDMKPENVLLDSFGQCRLSDLGLAIEIAPGKTVSQMAGTGAYMAPELLNKTPYRTSVDWWALGCSIYEMVAGYTPFKGPESKKEKVEKEEVQRRILNEEPKWEHKFFDATTKDIIQQFLKKKIDERLGMKDNMEDPRKHPWFKSINFPRLEAGLVAPPWTPKPNVVYAKDTGDIAEFSEIKGIEFDAKDDKFFKEFSTGAVAIQWQTEMIETGLFDELNDPNRKEGGGGGDDDEKKSGTCALL from the exons ATGTGCGACATGGGGGGTCTAGATAACCTGGTGGCCAACACGGCCTACCTGAAAGCCCAGGGCGGCGACGACAAGGAGATGAAAAAGCGCCGTCGCAGCTTGTCGCTGCCCAAGCCGGAGCAGTGCGCGGCGACGCGAAGCTCCGTCGACAAGGACTACGTCTCGCTCTGCGAACGGCAGCCCATCGGGAAAAAGTTTTTCCGGCAGTTCCTGGCCGGCACCGCCCAGTACAAGCTGGCGGCCGAGTTCTTGGACGAGCTGTACGACTGGGATCTGGCCGAAGGGGCCGCCAAAGACAAGGCGCGCCAGAACATCATCAACAAGTACTGCAAAGCCGACTCCAAGAACTTCTTGACCTTCCTGAGCGGGGAGGCCGCCGACAAGTGCAAGTCGGTGACCGACGCCACCTTCGAAGAGGTGATGAAAAGCAAGGTCCAGGAAGGCGTCAGGGATTATTTGAAGGGCAAACCCTTGACAGATTACCAGGCCAGTCCTTTCTTTGACAAATTTCTTCAGTGGAAGGAATATGAGAAGCAGCCCATCAGCGACAAGTACTTCTACGAGTTCAGGACCCTGGGAAAAGGTGGCTTCGGAGAG GTGTGCGCCGTCCAGGTGAAAAACACAGGCCAGATGTACGCCTGCAAGAAGCTCTGTAAAAAGCGACTGAAGAAGAAGGGTGGCGAGAAGATGGCCCTTTTGGAGAAGAAGATCTTGGAGAAGGTCAACAGTCTGTTTCTGGTCAACTTGGCCTACGCTTACGACACCAAGACCCACCTGTGCCTGGTCATGACCTTGATGAACGGAGGAGACCTCAAGTACCACATCTACAACATTGGCTACGACGGCAAGGGCGCGGACAAGGGCATCGAGATGAAGCGCATCGTTCACTACACGGCCCAAATCACCACCGGGATTCTTCACCTGCACGCCATGGACATCGTTTATCGCGACATGAAGCCCGAGAACGTCTTGCTGGACAGCTTCGGCCAGTGCCGCCTCTCGGATTTGGGTCTGGCCATCGAGATCGCTCCGGGCAAAACCGTCTCCCAGATG GCCGGCACCGGAGCGTACATGGCCCCGGAGCTTCTGAACAAAACCCCGTACAGGACCTCGGTGGACTGGTGGGCGCTGGGCTGCAGCATCTACGAGATGGTGGCCGGCTACACGCCTTTCAAAGGGCCCGAGAGTAAAAAAGAGAAGGTGGAGAAGGAGGAGGTGCAACGGCGCATTCTCAACGAGGAACCCAAGTGGGAGCACAAGTTTTTCGACGCCACCACCAAAGACATCATCCAGCAGTTCCTCAAGAAGAAAATAGACGAGCGTCTGGGCATGAA GGACAACATGGAGGATCCCAGGAAGCACCCGTGGTTCAAGAGCATCAACTTTCCCCGCCTGGAGGCCGGCCTGGTGGCGCCGCCGTGGACGCCCAAGCCCAACGTGGTGTACGCCAAAGACACGGGCGACATCGCCGAATTCTCCGAAATCAAAGGCATCGAGTTCGACGCCAAGGATGACAAATTCTTCAAGGAGTTCAGCACGGGCGCCGTGGCCATCCAGTGGCAGACGGAGATGATCGAGACGGGACTTTTCGACGAGCTCAACGACCCCAACAGGAAAGAGGGCGGCGGCGGAGGCGACGATGACGAAAAGAAGTCCGGTACTTGCGCGTTGCTGTGA